AAATGTGATCCTGCTGCAGGCACCTCCCTGAGCCCCACCTCGCCCTCTCTGACATATATATGTCCCCGGTGgtggctgggcacaggggacacgGGCTCACACAGGCTGCTGGGCCCCCGGGGATCCCTGCGGGTGGAAAGGCCGAGGCACCAGGGCATGGCGAAGAACACGTATATGCGCTGGCGACTCCCGCTCATCTGCCTCCTCTGGGAGGTGGCCATGATCGTCCTCTTTGGGGTCTTCGTACGCTTTGGCCCCGAAGCCGACGCACActgggaggaagagaagaaagagctgAACTTGACCAGTGACATGGAGAATGATTTCTACTTCCGATACCCGTGTGAGTATTCTGGAAGCCTAGTCCTGGTGTTGGCTGGTCTCTACCcgtccatcccatcccaatccatCACAtccatcctgtcctgtcctatGACAGATCCTGTCAGAGACAATCTCTCCACCTATTGCTAGAAAGTTGAGCTCTTGCCTCGaggctggtttgggttgcaCCAAAGAGCAAGAGAAAAGCTTCGTGGCCCTCCAGCACTCTTGGGGCTCTGTCAGCAGGGTACCATGACGTCTTTTTTCCAGGAATAGGACTGACATGTTCCCAGCACCCTGCTAGTTTCAGcttgctgcctcctccctcagctctggaTCAGAGCAAGCCTTTCTGTGCATACAGAGGAATGGCTGTTGAAATCCTGTGACATCTTCCTCCCCCTTCCTACGTCCTCCCCCTCACTAGCGAATTACCCTTTAGCTACTGATATTTCAATGCCAGAGTCCTCCTAAGCTGCCAGGTTCCCAGGGTTCTCTGCTCACTGTATTGTAGTGCCACAGGGATTATTTGGGTGGTTAAAGCTCTTCTGGCCAGGCAGTGCCTTTGGGTGCTTTGATCTCCAGGGCTGGTCATCTTTGCAAGCCTTTCAGAACAGGCTGCTTCTGTAGGCAATTGTTTCCAAGGAAGCAACAGGCCTGAGTCATGCATCTATTTAGaacatttccattaaaaacacCTGCTAAATCAAAGAAGCTATAGCAACCTGTGGCCGCTGAGGACTAGCTAGTTCAGAGAAGGATTTGCTTACAGAAACCCACTGCTCAGCCACTGTCTGAGTTAGTGCATGGCCGTGGCTGCCCTGGGCTCTCCCTGGAGATCTGCCCTTGGGACTAGCCCCACATAGGTTGGCATGAAGCATCAGTAGTGCCTCTGGGCTGCTTTTGTCACTGATGTGCTGAGAGAACATCAGGATTCCAAAAAAGAGCTTGTATGAGCCAAGGACGTGGCATTTCTTCTGTCCTCATATCCCACTCCTGCTCCACAGTGCCAAATATTCCCCCTCACATGGCTGCATGGATTCACCCAACTAAGTCAGTCTAAGGGCAACTGCTCAGTTTAGCTTTGAAttacatttctgtttcagaCCAGAGGAAGGGTTCATGTGCccaaaagcacagctgttttttctcccttatcTAATCAGAAATattctctctctgcaaagatggACAAACATGACAAAGCAGCCAAGCCCTGGAATTTTGATATGTGTccatcctgtgctgctcagaaGAGAGTGTCATGGCTGAACACCTGAGGTTCATTTGTATCAACATATCTGCGACCACTGCTGTCCATAGGACCTGCCTGCAATGGCAGAGGGATAGGAGTAACAAGCTGACAGGTGCCCCAAGACAGAGATGATTGGGAAGGCAGGCAGAGGGAAACTCTGTCAGTGGTGCCATTGCCAGGTCCAGTCAGTGTGAcaatttcttctcattttgaATCGCATGTGGATATTCCCTAATGGGTGACTCATCTGCTCTCcaggaaagaggaaatgaaaTTGCTTGTCCAGATAGCATTCCCAAAGCCCAAGCACTTTCTTTTGACAGTTATGGCAATTGTCCCTCCACAAAAGCAGGCTTACAAAACCTTTAGGGCGTGGAAGTGCCTGGGCTGCCTCTTCGTGATGTCAGTGCTACTcttcacaaagaaaaacaaagacaaggCTTAGAAAAAGATTTTAGACTGGGTGCAGTTTGAAGAAagccctgctcttcctcctgggTTTCTACAGGGTTTAACACACAGTGAGATCCTCTGTGGTTTTGGAGCGCACATGGTCTGCAGCTTTAATACTGACCtgtgtatttctgcttttaggGTGAAAGAATGAAGAGGTAATGCAAACGGCAGTAGATAATTCTAGCTGTATATTATGCTGCTTACATtggagaagagagagggagaatgCAGAGGGAAAGTCTGTGGGATTGTATGGAAAACCAGAGTAAGAAAGACTGGTTCTTAGGACATTTGGAGAAGTGGATTTGAAGTGACCTCTCCTGAACAGTTCCAGCTGCAGATCtcatctccttccttttctaCGAGTGATTTCAAAGGCATGGAgggcattttaaaaaacaagcagaGTAACATGGCACTACATGGCTTAAGCCTGTCCAAATTCTTGTCCTTAAACAAGTGGCAAGATCTTGTAAAGCACCAAAGGACAAAAGCCACGGCTTCTGCAGAGCCACTCCTCATGCAAATCCTCACCAGCCCTCAGGGGAAGCAGCAGACACAAGCCCTGTGGGAATGGACCTGGGACTGATGGACTTTAGCACAGGTTTGGGGTAATGTGGATTTGCAATGACTGAATTTCCTTTGCCCTGAGCTTATGCCCTCTCTGAGGTTCACAGACATTGCTGGCTATTATAGTGGCTGTGATGGTTTGTGCACTGCAAATGCAGAGCTTTTTGGTGTAGCTCCGTCAACACTGTGTTGATCTGTTCTACAGCGTTGCTGGTGGGAGTCTCCCACCAGGGGATCTCAGCCTTGGGTTTCCTGTTTATTCATGGTCACAGTGGCCTTCAGTGTGAAGGTTTGTATGGTTCAAATTGTAAGCATGCAAGCATTTCAACTCACTTAATTGTGAAGCGATGCTTATCTGATAGAAATGTGCAGCATTAAGAAGTACTGCAGGTTTACTGCATCAAGAAGGTCTTTCAGGAGGCTCCCACGGGTCTGCTTTCCCTCGGGGAAGGGCATCTGAGGGGCTTGAGTGAGCAGGTCTGAGCACAAGTGGGAAGAACTGGGTCTCTCTGGTTTAAGCACTAAAAATCTCACTAGGTGGGTTTCTTTCTCAAGGGTATTTTGCCACTGATTTcagcagcatttaaaaatgtgtttgtaaaCTTTCCTTGCTCTTCTGCTCTCCTTGCTCTGAGCTATTGCCAGGACCCTGCCTTGGATGGACCTACCCAAAATGATTGTTCCATGTGCTTTAACAAATCGTCACTGTTCATTTTATATAACATTTTCCAAGTTTtttacaaaatgagaaaaacaatctgaatagaaaaatgttttcctctgtaCACTCCATTAGTCGCTGGTCTTCTCTTgcacacagcttttaaaaaacatttactTACAAGACTGAGCCTTTTTAACCAAAAGCTAGTTTCCAAAAGCTGAGCTATTTTCAGACTTAGAAATGTGGGGACATGAGACAAACACACATTTTCACTTAAATTTCCCCCTTACTGCCAGTGATGCAGTTGGTTTCTTTTCAACACCAAATGAAAGTGACACttgcagccctgctctcctcacAGAATTTACAGttccttccttctgctcagCTTTCCAGGATGTCCATGTGATGATCTTTGTGGGCTTTGGCTTCCTCATGACATTCCTCAAGCGTTATGGATTCGGAGCTGTGGGTTTCAATTTCCTCCTTGCTGCCTTTGGGATCCAGTGGGCTCTTCTGATGCAAGGCTGGTTCCACTCTTTCAAGAATGGGAAGATCCTCATTGGAGTGGAGAAGTAAGAAGGAGATGGGCTCTGGGATGACACTTCTTGACTGACCAGTGGAAGAGCCGTAATTGGAGCCAAGCAGCTGCCAACACCTGTCCCTCAGTTATGTCAAAAGCAAATCAGTCTCTAAACTGCTATCTTCTCTCAGTGTACTTGCTTTCCGCCTTTTGGTCCAAAGGTACCTGCCATTAATGGTAGTACTGCTCAAAGGGAAACATGGGACAAGTGTCTTCCCTTAGTCCCAAGCCAAGCACTGTGGATGCCAGTGCTGAGACTATCCACATTATATAAATAATCTGGAGGAAAGCACTTTTCCCGGCCAGTGTGACTCAAGGAAGGTCAATGAAAAACCCAGGGATGTCTCCTAATTACCTATTTGTCTTCAGGTGGGATCTCTAGAGTTGTGGGTGGGTAAAGGTGAGCTACAGAAAAGTACTTCCTTATAAACCCACaattctccttcctctttttcagCCTGATCAATGCTGATTTCTGCGTGGGCTCTGTGTGCATCGCCTTTGGGGCCATCCTGGGCAAAACCAGCCCCATACAACTTCTTGTTATGACTTTGTTTCAAGTCACACTCTTTTCAGTGAACGAGTACATCCTCCTCAACCTGCTCCATGTAAGGCTCTAGGTAGTACCCGCTTGGTTCTGCGCGTTCCTCTCTGCATCTCTCTAAATTGTCTCCCTTTGCTATGGCTCCACCAAGTTATAGCTTCTTCataagcatttaaaatacaagaaTTAAGGCAGAAAAAGTAGGCAGATTATGAAGGAGGAGGTCAATGGGTAGTACTTCCCTGAGAAGGAAGATCTTTTGGAGTTTTACGCACAAGCCTGACAATTCAGGAGCACTGGGTCCCTCTGTCAGAGCTCCAGAGGCAGACAAGGAGTCTTAGCACGAATTACCAGTCACTCTCTTTGTGCCTGAGCTTTCCCTCTTGTCTATTTTCCCCGATGGAATATAGGTATTGTAGAAGGAAATCAAGTGGCAAAGAGGATGAGATGTCTTGTGACAGAGTTCCTGCCCTCTGAGAGAGGGCTTGGAGGACTGGAAGCAAGGAAGCTCTCACAAGAGTGCACTTGGGAGCCAACCTGGCTATCACTGCAACTTGCTTGCCATTTGCTCAGGTCAGAAGCTCCCCTCTGCCTTGATGCCTTTCAAGCAGAAGCTAAGTGCACAGGACCAAGCAAGCAGGATAGAGAGCAGGACCAGAGCAGTTCTGTCCACCTCTCCACATGAGTGTGTGCAGGCAGAAAGGCTGAGTGGGCAAACAAGCTGGCACAACGCAAATCAGGCCTCAGTTCTAGAATGAATGACCATTGCAGAAGCAAACCTCTGCTTTCACATGGCTGCAGGTAAAAGATGCAGGTGGCTCCATGACCATTCACACCTTCGGAGCTTACTTTGGCCTCACAGTGACACGCATCCTGTACAGACCCAACTTGGAGCAGAGTAAGGACAAGCAGGGCTCCGTGTACCACTCTGACCTCTTCGCTATGATTGGTGAGTCAGTCCTCATCTCAAGGATGCTGGTATATGTGGACGACTCAGCTGCAGAGGGCTGGTTCCTCCTATGTCTCTGGGAAAAAACTGCAATCAGGATATGGAGATGAGAAGCTCTGTATCACAGAGGTCTTTCACTTTTCGGAGTTATTCATCTCCCTTCATCAGTGAATGGGATGAGATGGTCCTTGGGTAAACAAGGatgcattttccttctctctgacagcCCTTCCTGATGCTGATCTCATGTGTGGCACAGCTCTGAGGCAGCAGGACTATACAATTTGATTTCCCCATGTACAGAAAGATCTTctttagaagttttttttttccccagtccctgtactctctctttttctttttcttcccattttcccCATCCTGCCAGGTACCCTGTATCTATGGATGTACTGGCCCAGTTTTAACTCGGCCATTTCTGAGCACGGGGATGCCCAGCACCGCTCTGCCATTAACACATACTGCTCGCTGGCTGCTTGTGTCCTCACCACAATGGCCTTCTCCAGCATGCTGCAGAAGAAGGGCAAGCTTGACATGGTAAGCTGGGAACAGCCCTGCAATGCCCTTGCGACTTATAATGAAGCTGATCAAGAGTCTAGGAAATGACTGGTCCTTAACCTTTGCTGAACAGATACAGAGTTTCAGGTCATAATGGTAAAATCAGTATCCAAGCAGAAACCCTGAGGCTAAGAAAGTGAGACATATCTCATGACACACAGCGCTTGAGGTGTGGGGTGATGCCCTGCATTGCAGTGGACCCAAGTTACAGCAGGGACTGGacctgctctgcccagagcaCCACTGCTGGGCATGTTGCAAAGCTGTGTTTGGCAGCGCTCTCCAGCAAGCAGGGCCTGTGTAGCAGCTCGTGAGCAATCAGAGGGCTGACTTGTATGTGTTAGGTGTGTGGGTGACATGACTTTGTGACAGCAGAGCTTGCATGACACACGGGTGAGACAATTTCCATTTTATCGCAACTCCCCACCCAGATCTGTGGACGCAAAAAATGTGTGTGGTACAGGGAGTAGGAGTCTATGTGCACCTGTGCTACAGACAGAAACTGCCtgcttttctcttgtttttcacGACCAAGCAGGAAAATGGGCCCTGATATTTACTCTGGAAACACTTTGAGAGCTGATTCTCCCACTTTGCCATTTGCACCGTGCCTGAGCAATTACAATCTCCCTGAGATGCCAAGACAGGGTGGTTACTTCTGCAGGTTCACATCCAGAATGCCACGCTGGCAGGCGGCGTGGCCGTGGGCACCAGTGCAGAGATGATGCTGACTCCATACGGTTCCCTCATTGTCGGGTCCATCTCTGGCATCGTGTCCACAGTGGGCTATGTCTACTTCACGGTGAGTGCTGCTCAAGAGATTTGCAGCCCTGCTTTAGCTAAGGAGACCAGAAATGGATTCATTTCCCTTCGAGGGTTCCTGCTTCCCAGTAACCCTTATAAGATGCACTTCTGACTGCATTTACTGCCCCAAAATGCTCAGGAAGACTCAGACTCTCATTAGGAGAATGAAtgatattttgttattttattttgagctTGGCTCACATCTTTGTCTACAAGCTCTTAGCACTTTAATGGGACTCAGTGTCactcttccttctctgcttaTCCAAGTCCTCCATGGAAGGAATTAATCCTTTCCAGGGCCATGCTCATCTCCCTGATCTTTCTCTGCTTCCATTCTCCTCAGCCTTTTTTGGAGTCTAGGTTGCACATTCAAGACACATGTGGCATCCACAACCTCCACGCTATGCCAGGCCTTATTGGTGGCATTGTGGGGGCcatcacagcagctgcagctacAGAGGATATATATGGAAGGGAAGGGTAAGACAGCTTGAAAATCTTCTCTGAATATACATTTTACCTGAGGCTCCTTGGACTGGGAGCAAGGACAAATTAAAAGTCTTCGTTAATTGTTAAGAGTTGCCCCTAAAAAACATGGGGTTCGATGACTGTGTTGGGCTTAGTGAGGTGTAAAAGCTTCATCTCTTGCAGATGACTTCTGGTGGCCTCAAAAATGAGCCACAGTCCTGCTGTTTAGCATTATTCTGGGCCACAACAGGTAGGGAAGagttcctccctcccccctgcaTTGTTTTGGGTGGTCAGGTAAAGCTGAAGGTCTGAAATACAAAGAACATGATTATATTTTGTAGTCCTCCTACATAAAGCTTCACCGGGgccagaggagaaggaaatcaGTGGTGTTTTGGTCAGTGCACCTCTCTCCTGGTCCATTGCAGAGGACAGATGGGGCTAGGGAGAAGTCCCCGAGGAAGCAGGGCAACCCAACTCCTCCGGAGCCAGCGAATGTCTCCTGCCAAGAGCAATCTTCGCCTTTTCTGCAGGTTCATCAAGGCATTTGACTTCACTGGCGAGTACCAGACGCGGACACCCAGTGTCCAAGGAGGGTTCCAGGCGGCCGGGATTGTGGTGTCTCTGCTGATGGCGTTTGTCGGTGGGGGCATTGTGGGTAAGCCAGAGGGGagcacagagagggcagagTTGAACCAGGCTACGTCTAAAACGGAGGCTTCCATATGCTCCTGCCCATGACTGGATGAGTTC
The nucleotide sequence above comes from Pithys albifrons albifrons isolate INPA30051 chromosome 13, PitAlb_v1, whole genome shotgun sequence. Encoded proteins:
- the RHCG gene encoding ammonium transporter Rh type C, which gives rise to MAKNTYMRWRLPLICLLWEVAMIVLFGVFVRFGPEADAHWEEEKKELNLTSDMENDFYFRYPSFQDVHVMIFVGFGFLMTFLKRYGFGAVGFNFLLAAFGIQWALLMQGWFHSFKNGKILIGVENLINADFCVGSVCIAFGAILGKTSPIQLLVMTLFQVTLFSVNEYILLNLLHVKDAGGSMTIHTFGAYFGLTVTRILYRPNLEQSKDKQGSVYHSDLFAMIGTLYLWMYWPSFNSAISEHGDAQHRSAINTYCSLAACVLTTMAFSSMLQKKGKLDMVHIQNATLAGGVAVGTSAEMMLTPYGSLIVGSISGIVSTVGYVYFTPFLESRLHIQDTCGIHNLHAMPGLIGGIVGAITAAAATEDIYGREGFIKAFDFTGEYQTRTPSVQGGFQAAGIVVSLLMAFVGGGIVGGILKLPIWGDAAAENCFEDEVYWEVPEDEESDAYHMHNPDKPASP